One window from the genome of Cryptomeria japonica chromosome 6, Sugi_1.0, whole genome shotgun sequence encodes:
- the LOC131051034 gene encoding cytochrome P450 94A1 produces the protein MKSVSPLFLGVLSVLSLPALALIAAYIIYRLISERDDSTVPTSYPIVGSLFAFLKNRSRLSEWLTELLKHAPSNTITFHRPGIKVVITADPGNVEHLLKTRFENYPKGNYFRLLLHDLLGTGIFNADGEAWKLQRKVASYEFSTNSLRDFIAESVQDEVTHRLLPLLRKAAATNHQGESRLDMQDVFKRFAFDNICKVAFGMDPGCLDISLSLSEFAEAFEVATNLSLKRFTDPLPFMWMVKRMFNFGSEKRLRQAIHTIHSFAQEVIDARKKEIFHSHGSRRQDLLSRFLFTHESAAAGKASYDVSVRDIVISFILAGRDTTSSALTWFFWLLSSHPRVEKNIYAEITRIIAAREESSLCFPYEELKKMQYLQAALCESMRLYPPVPSDTKQALEDDVLPDGTVVRKGMRVIYHPYAMGRMESVWGSDCLEFKPERWLSKTENGSVVFVAHNAFKYPVFQAGPRVCLGKEMAFIQMKSIAASIIEEFSVKVDHEWNPKYVAMITAKMENGLPVRVVRRMEKDP, from the coding sequence ATGAAGAGCGTTTCTCCATTATTTCTTGGCGTGCTCAGTGTCTTAAGCCTTCCTGCCCTTGCCTTGATTGCTGCTTATATAATCTACCGACTCATAAGCGAGAGAGACGATAGCACTGTGCCTACATCTTATCCAATTGTGGGTTCATTGTTTGCTTTCTTGAAGAACCGAAGCAGGCTCTCAGAATGGTTGACGGAGCTTCTGAAACACGCTCCCTCTAACACTATCACTTTTCATCGCCCCGGAATAAAGGTGGTTATCACGGCCGATCCAGGCAATGTGGAACACCTGCTCAAGACCCGTTTTGAGAATTATCCCAAGGGCAACTATTTCAGGCTTCTCTTGCACGACCTGCTCGGAACCGGAATTTTCAACGCTGACGGGGAGGCCTGGAAATTGCAGAGAAAAGTCGCTAGTTACGAGTTCAGCACCAACTCTTTGCGCGATTTCATTGCAGAGAGCGTGCAGGACGAGGTCACCCATCGCCTCCTTCCGCTACTCAGAAAAGCTGCTGCCACCAACCATCAGGGGGAGAGTCGACTGGATATGCAGGACGTCTTCAAGCGATTTGCCTTCGACAACATTTGTAAGGTTGCATTTGGCATGGACCCCGGTTGCCTTGACATTTCTCTGTCGCTTTCAGAATTCGCAGAGGCTTTTGAAGTCGCCACCAATTTAAGCCTGAAAAGATTCACGGATCCCCTGCCGTTCATGTGGATGGTCAAGCGGATGTTCAACTTCGGCTCCGAGAAGCGCTTACGGCAGGCAATCCACACCATTCATAGCTTCGCACAAGAAGTTATCGACGCGAGGAAGAAAGAAATATTTCACTCTCACGGGTCACGACGTCAAGATCTCTTGTCTAGATTTCTTTTCACTCACGAGAGTGCTGCTGCAGGAAAGGCTTCTTATGATGTTTCCGTGAGAGATATTGTAATAAGTTTTATCTTAGCCGGCAGGGACACAACTTCTTCCGCGCTCACCTGGTTCTTCTGGCTCCTCTCCTCTCATCCACGAGTCGAAAAGAACATTTATGCAGAAATTACACGCATTATTGCTGCCAGAGAAGAGAGCAGTTTGTGTTTCCCTTACGAGGAATTGAAGAAGATGCAATACCTGCAGGCCGCTCTGTGTGAATCGATGAGGTTGTACCCGCCCGTTCCGTCTGACACGAAACAGGCATTGGAAGACGATGTGCTGCCGGACGGGACAGTGGTAAGGAAGGGGATGCGGGTGATATACCACCCTTATGCGATGGGAAGGATGGAGAGCGTGTGGGGCTCCGACTGTTTGGAATTCAAGCCAGAGAGATGGCTCAGCAAGACGGAGAACGGTTCGGTAGTATTTGTGGCACACAATGCATTCAAGTATCCAGTGTTCCAGGCGGGGCCAAGAGTTTGCTTGGGGAAAGAGATGGCGTTTATTCAGATGAAGAGCATCGCTGCGAGTATTATCGAAGAATTCAGTGTGAAGGTAGATCACGAGTGGAATCCGAAGTACGTTGCAATGATCACGGCCAAAATGGAGAATGGGCTTCCCGTACGCGTGGTAAGAAGAATGGAAAAAGACCCTTGA